Proteins encoded by one window of Lacipirellulaceae bacterium:
- the sdhB gene encoding succinate dehydrogenase iron-sulfur subunit, translating to MIAPAQAPQLNSFEVRILRQDGPEEPSRWERHTVTYEPNLNVISVLQKIAAQCTTSDGDTTTPVAWDCNCLEEVCGACTMLVNGKTRQSCSALVDSLLAENPDGIELRPMSKFPVMRDLVVDRGRMFRALERVNAWVDVDDYYDRGDGPRVSQETQEMRYPLSECMTCGCCVEACPQFTKAEVSRRHDETDAEYKERQDAAYDQEFVGAAAISQAMLFNAHPTGAMNAGERLDALMGPGGIQACGNAQNCVSVCPKSIPLTRSIAKAGRQTTLHMIKKWFDR from the coding sequence ATGATTGCACCAGCCCAAGCACCGCAGCTTAATTCGTTTGAAGTTCGCATCCTTCGCCAGGACGGCCCCGAGGAGCCGAGTCGTTGGGAACGCCACACGGTCACTTATGAGCCGAATCTCAACGTGATCAGCGTGCTGCAAAAGATCGCCGCACAGTGTACGACTTCCGACGGCGACACGACCACGCCCGTGGCCTGGGACTGCAACTGCCTAGAAGAGGTCTGTGGCGCCTGCACGATGCTGGTCAACGGAAAGACACGTCAATCGTGCTCGGCGTTGGTGGACAGTTTACTCGCTGAGAACCCCGACGGCATCGAGCTTCGCCCGATGAGCAAGTTCCCGGTGATGCGTGATTTGGTTGTGGACCGCGGGCGAATGTTCCGAGCTTTGGAGCGAGTCAACGCTTGGGTCGATGTCGACGATTACTACGACCGCGGTGACGGCCCACGGGTTTCCCAAGAAACTCAAGAGATGCGCTATCCGCTCTCCGAGTGCATGACCTGCGGCTGCTGCGTTGAGGCTTGCCCGCAGTTCACCAAGGCCGAAGTGAGTCGCCGTCATGATGAGACCGACGCCGAGTATAAAGAGCGACAAGATGCCGCCTACGATCAAGAATTCGTTGGAGCCGCCGCCATCAGCCAAGCGATGCTGTTCAATGCTCACCCGACTGGCGCGATGAACGCCGGTGAGCGGCTTGACGCCCTGATGGGCCCTGGAGGCATCCAAGCCTGCGGCAACGCCCAGAACTGCGTGAGCGTCTGCCCCAAGAGTATTCCACTCACACGCAGCATCGCCAAAGCCGGTCGTCAGACAACACTGCACATGATCAAGAAGTGGTTTGATCGGTGA
- a CDS encoding LEPR-XLL domain-containing protein has translation MNSKPSTRLRMETLEPRLVLSATFQDAGIDQLAINAISASQYSSIILADETLQNTLDAIAGTQTAPAGATVLTSEAQFATITSGTVNNPNVYLIQGDFNITSTINVPSNVHIYVEGSIFKQGSFTAPGGVHSVENGSDSIFRVDGTDNIKLIGVDNALLHSNPNLQASAPHTTAIYITGNADNIEVDGFEIANVWEGVVARSGGLNIDDVVITNNHIRNTVGRAIWSLGSNNTIAAHNFITNAGVDGLDWDAFTDSAIGYENVVIGAGRWAGFVEEAAHDSYFIRGLSLIVDLNNPNRGFMLGWADNGTTIGVVNNSGQQTRHNYFIDNVVFDPGNIPNSGGDYFAKANTGGKGPTYFWANRGFGAGQSTNNFDNAEWLTFVPTAGGRDNAVNGVQLLADLDAQFNVPSLGDFNSDGNVDATDLAQWQGDYGLNGDSDANDNGQSDGFDFLAWQSNFELPPEAQTFTILDTDYTSAEGYNTGNLQAHPEWAGQQIAQIDASGSGTVTSIGGPFDRNMHSFSPTGGLAFNADDSLRITFDYQFNLSGNVNTNMANVGFRNEFPNAGNGFESKPLQGFHMEFNVFESSNGGSVKFFPDLNDTANADALILEGPEVGVNPAGGDLVSDNLRITYQASTDGAGNWTVDSLEVENLDTSNTFTYAGPTQTFTYSAADAYFSQQLAPNGDTSFTAVTDGVKYEYTTAGNSVAAASAPARTSESGQSPDFTPLAQALAESPNGNSQESEFAEASHEVPQQVDRSVNGLSNASLEKASIVGSEDSSYEESIDLALAEFDFGLRTLL, from the coding sequence ATGAATTCTAAACCCTCGACACGTTTGCGTATGGAAACCCTAGAGCCACGTTTGGTCTTGTCGGCTACGTTTCAGGATGCCGGCATCGATCAGTTGGCGATCAACGCGATTAGTGCTAGCCAGTATTCCAGCATCATTCTGGCGGACGAGACGCTGCAGAACACCCTCGATGCGATTGCCGGCACGCAGACGGCACCCGCGGGAGCGACGGTTCTGACCAGCGAAGCTCAATTCGCGACGATCACTAGCGGCACGGTAAACAATCCAAACGTCTACCTCATTCAAGGCGACTTCAACATCACCAGCACGATTAACGTCCCAAGTAACGTGCACATTTATGTTGAGGGATCGATTTTCAAACAAGGCTCATTCACCGCCCCCGGTGGTGTGCATTCAGTAGAGAACGGTAGCGATTCGATTTTCCGCGTGGATGGCACGGACAACATCAAGCTGATTGGTGTCGACAATGCACTGCTTCATAGCAATCCTAACCTGCAAGCGTCCGCGCCGCATACAACGGCGATTTACATCACTGGGAACGCGGACAACATCGAGGTCGACGGCTTTGAAATTGCCAACGTCTGGGAAGGTGTCGTCGCACGTTCCGGCGGACTGAATATCGACGACGTGGTTATCACGAACAATCACATCCGCAACACCGTGGGGCGAGCAATTTGGTCGCTGGGCTCGAACAATACGATTGCCGCCCATAACTTCATCACCAATGCCGGTGTTGACGGCCTCGACTGGGACGCTTTCACGGATTCGGCGATCGGTTACGAAAACGTGGTGATCGGTGCGGGTCGTTGGGCCGGCTTTGTTGAGGAAGCTGCTCACGACAGCTACTTCATCCGTGGGCTCTCGCTAATCGTTGATCTGAACAACCCCAACCGCGGCTTCATGCTCGGCTGGGCTGACAATGGCACGACCATCGGTGTGGTGAACAACTCCGGCCAACAAACCCGCCACAACTACTTCATTGACAACGTCGTCTTCGATCCCGGGAACATTCCTAACTCAGGCGGCGACTACTTTGCCAAGGCAAACACTGGCGGCAAAGGCCCGACATACTTCTGGGCAAACCGTGGATTCGGCGCGGGCCAATCGACCAATAATTTCGACAACGCGGAGTGGCTGACCTTCGTGCCCACCGCCGGTGGACGCGACAATGCAGTCAACGGTGTGCAGTTGTTGGCCGATCTCGATGCTCAGTTCAACGTGCCCAGTCTGGGTGACTTTAACTCCGATGGCAACGTCGATGCCACAGACTTGGCGCAATGGCAGGGCGACTACGGACTGAACGGCGATTCCGACGCCAACGATAACGGCCAATCCGACGGGTTCGACTTCCTCGCTTGGCAGTCGAATTTCGAGCTTCCGCCTGAAGCACAAACTTTCACCATTCTTGATACCGACTATACCAGTGCCGAAGGCTACAACACGGGCAACTTGCAGGCTCACCCCGAATGGGCCGGCCAACAGATTGCCCAGATCGATGCCAGTGGCTCAGGGACGGTCACTTCGATTGGTGGCCCTTTCGATCGCAATATGCACTCGTTCAGTCCCACCGGTGGCCTTGCATTCAATGCGGACGACTCGCTGAGAATTACCTTCGATTACCAATTCAATCTCAGCGGCAACGTCAACACGAATATGGCCAACGTCGGATTCCGTAACGAATTTCCCAACGCGGGCAATGGTTTCGAGTCGAAACCGCTGCAAGGGTTTCACATGGAGTTCAACGTCTTCGAGTCTTCGAATGGGGGCAGCGTGAAGTTCTTCCCCGACCTGAACGACACGGCGAACGCCGATGCTCTGATCCTCGAAGGCCCGGAGGTTGGCGTGAACCCCGCCGGGGGCGATCTTGTCTCCGACAACCTACGGATCACTTATCAGGCGAGCACCGACGGAGCTGGGAACTGGACGGTCGATAGCCTTGAGGTCGAGAACCTCGACACTTCGAACACCTTCACTTACGCAGGTCCCACGCAGACCTTCACCTATTCGGCCGCGGACGCCTACTTCTCTCAGCAACTAGCACCCAATGGCGATACTTCGTTTACTGCCGTTACTGATGGCGTAAAGTACGAGTACACCACCGCGGGCAACTCGGTAGCCGCTGCGAGCGCACCAGCGAGAACTTCCGAGAGCGGCCAGTCGCCCGACTTCACTCCACTAGCCCAAGCTTTGGCTGAGTCGCCAAACGGCAACTCCCAAGAGTCGGAATTTGCAGAAGCTAGTCATGAGGTGCCTCAGCAGGTCGACCGTTCCGTAAACGGGCTATCGAACGCTAGCCTTGAAAAAGCGAGCATCGTCGGTTCCGAGGACAGCTCTTACGAGGAGTCTATCGATCTTGCCCTAGCAGAATTTGACTTCGGGCTCCGCACGCTACTGTAG
- a CDS encoding peptidylprolyl isomerase → MLTKLSIYTRFAAAFNMIALLGLTQVAAEDTVVRFQTNAGRFDVLLNPTNNQNLQPLVDSFLDYVNSGRYDNTVMNRSADLISGDDFVTQWGGFVADVATVDQLGTGGFSTVEEFDSVILDADNDGEIDFDTSGLGNTIGTVAFALRFGGPNTSSSSVFVNLSDNLFLEEQGYVPFAVVQDLAAFIDTIADLPTFDLSSQIGSPGNLAYTDVPILGQNRFVVVRRAFVIPEPGTLSLFLSVGSILVMRRKR, encoded by the coding sequence ATGCTCACAAAGTTATCGATTTACACACGTTTCGCTGCTGCATTCAACATGATTGCGCTTTTGGGTCTTACGCAGGTAGCTGCGGAAGATACCGTTGTCCGATTTCAAACTAACGCTGGCAGGTTTGATGTATTGCTCAATCCAACAAACAATCAAAATCTACAACCCCTCGTCGATAGCTTTCTTGATTACGTAAATAGTGGTCGATACGACAATACGGTTATGAATCGGTCTGCTGATCTGATTTCGGGAGACGACTTTGTCACTCAATGGGGTGGCTTTGTCGCTGATGTCGCAACAGTGGATCAATTGGGAACAGGCGGGTTTTCAACAGTTGAGGAGTTTGATTCGGTAATTCTGGACGCCGACAACGACGGCGAGATTGATTTTGATACAAGTGGCTTAGGAAACACAATCGGGACAGTGGCTTTTGCTTTGCGTTTTGGGGGGCCAAACACCTCGTCCAGTAGCGTTTTTGTAAACCTCAGTGACAATTTGTTCCTAGAAGAACAGGGGTATGTACCATTCGCGGTGGTTCAAGATCTGGCGGCTTTCATTGATACCATTGCCGACCTTCCAACGTTTGACCTTAGTTCACAAATTGGCTCTCCTGGCAACCTTGCGTATACTGACGTGCCTATTCTTGGTCAAAATAGATTCGTTGTCGTACGACGAGCATTCGTCATACCAGAGCCTGGAACTCTCTCGCTCTTCTTGTCGGTAGGTTCAATTCTTGTGATGCGCAGAAAACGGTAA
- a CDS encoding RNA-binding protein → MSEFVQMKLYIGNLSYNTSQETLEAAFTAHGDVSEVAIINDRETGRPRGFAFVTMNNDDEARSAMEAVNGQEIDGRTVTVNEARPKPQRSGGGGRW, encoded by the coding sequence ATGTCGGAGTTCGTTCAGATGAAGCTGTACATTGGAAATCTTTCTTACAACACCTCACAGGAAACTTTGGAAGCGGCGTTTACCGCGCATGGCGACGTGAGCGAAGTGGCGATCATCAACGATCGCGAAACGGGCCGCCCCCGCGGTTTTGCCTTCGTCACAATGAACAACGATGACGAAGCCCGCAGTGCGATGGAAGCCGTCAATGGCCAAGAAATCGACGGTCGTACCGTGACGGTCAACGAAGCGCGGCCCAAGCCCCAACGCAGCGGCGGTGGCGGACGCTGGTAA
- a CDS encoding PQQ-like beta-propeller repeat protein — translation MHQPLRMLLGIAVYLCLFQSEATADDWPQWGGPQRDLIWRETGLAETLPKELNRVWSAPIAEGYAGPAVADGRVFVTDRVAEENLERVHAFDADSGEPLWLHKYEAPYAISYPAGPRATPTVDDQRVYTIGAVGHLFCFEVGTGEIIWQKDFQKDFGTKLPTWGMAGAPLVEGDQLICLVGGANGALVVSFNKHTGEELWRSLDDPGVGYCQPVILEFGGRRQLIIWHATHVSGLDPANGKLLWQYPFPTNYALTVPMPRKLGKRLFLTAFYEGPLMLDLGEDGVTPTELWRSTKGNNEIKNDSLHSIMPTTIVTDEYLYGMSSYGQLRCLDTKTGELVWETRDATGKGRWWNAFLVPHLEMSGERVYLANEQGELIQAKLDGKGYHELARAQLLEPTRKVQRRMTIWSHPAFAMQSVFARNDQELIRVDLSAE, via the coding sequence ATGCACCAGCCCCTCAGGATGCTTCTTGGGATTGCCGTCTATCTCTGCTTGTTTCAGAGCGAAGCAACAGCCGACGATTGGCCGCAGTGGGGTGGTCCGCAGCGAGATCTCATCTGGCGGGAAACGGGCCTTGCCGAAACCCTCCCCAAGGAGCTGAATCGAGTCTGGTCCGCCCCCATCGCCGAAGGTTACGCAGGGCCGGCAGTTGCTGACGGACGGGTTTTTGTAACGGATCGCGTTGCTGAAGAAAATCTCGAAAGGGTTCACGCTTTCGATGCCGATTCTGGCGAGCCCCTCTGGTTGCACAAATACGAAGCCCCGTACGCCATCAGCTACCCCGCCGGCCCACGTGCGACTCCGACCGTGGACGACCAGCGGGTCTATACGATCGGAGCAGTTGGGCATCTGTTCTGCTTTGAGGTGGGAACTGGCGAGATCATCTGGCAGAAGGACTTTCAAAAAGACTTTGGCACGAAGCTCCCAACTTGGGGCATGGCAGGGGCTCCGCTGGTCGAAGGAGACCAACTCATCTGTCTCGTCGGCGGAGCAAACGGTGCCTTGGTCGTGAGTTTCAACAAGCATACGGGCGAAGAACTGTGGCGGTCCCTGGATGATCCTGGGGTCGGCTACTGCCAGCCAGTGATTCTTGAGTTCGGCGGACGACGGCAGCTTATCATCTGGCATGCGACGCACGTTTCGGGGCTCGATCCGGCGAATGGGAAACTGCTTTGGCAGTATCCGTTTCCCACCAACTACGCCCTGACCGTCCCGATGCCCCGCAAGCTCGGCAAGCGGCTTTTCCTGACCGCCTTCTACGAAGGCCCTTTGATGCTCGACCTCGGTGAGGATGGGGTAACACCAACTGAACTCTGGAGATCGACCAAAGGCAACAACGAAATTAAGAACGACTCGCTGCACTCGATTATGCCGACCACAATCGTCACTGACGAATACCTCTATGGCATGAGCAGCTACGGACAACTCCGTTGTCTCGACACGAAGACAGGTGAGCTCGTCTGGGAAACGCGTGATGCCACCGGTAAGGGCCGATGGTGGAACGCTTTTCTTGTGCCGCACCTCGAAATGAGTGGCGAACGAGTTTACCTGGCGAACGAGCAGGGGGAGCTCATTCAAGCAAAGCTCGACGGCAAAGGTTATCACGAGCTTGCTCGCGCACAGCTTCTTGAGCCCACCCGCAAAGTGCAACGCCGAATGACGATCTGGTCGCACCCGGCGTTTGCCATGCAGAGTGTCTTTGCACGCAACGACCAAGAGCTGATTCGCGTTGATCTCTCGGCAGAATAA
- the sdhA gene encoding succinate dehydrogenase flavoprotein subunit has protein sequence MTQQRVLVVGGGLAGLAATMKLAESGIDVDLMSLTPVKRSHSVCAQGGINSVNDSTRQLGDNEWLHFDDTVYGGDFLQHQPPVKEMADWAPRIINLMDRLGVPFNRTQEGFRDQRRFGGTLFKRTSFAGATTGQQLLYALDEQVRRWESKGKVTKYEGWDFLGPVIDENGRCRGAIAQNLVTMEIRSFAADAVAMAVGGCGLIYGRSTMSMACTGAAASRAFQAGAKYANGEFIQVHPTAIPGADKCRLMSESARGEGGRVWVPRKPHDSRAPDDIPTGERYYFLEERYPEYGNLVPRDIATREIFNVCVNEGLSVETEKQCVYLDLTHIPRAELDRKLGGILHIYEKFQGVDPRENPMKIFPAVHYSMGGLWADYERTAEGGLVPGSPRNQQTNIPGLYAIGECDYQYHGANRLGANSLLSCIFSGLFAAPCIENMINSLDDSASDEKYDQLLRGQRAVKQMEHDKLLTREGGRENPYVLHQQLGDVMTKAATVVRDNSQLRNALSTVNELCEKVENCSLSDTGNWTNQNVVFTKSLRDMFPLAKTLLQGALARDECRGAHYKPDFNMPGIESTDPSGRKREAEQWCDAFEEKNRKWLKSTVATLDNEGEPQLTYEEVDTSLIPPRPRLYGLVGGEVIEEVWKERTARAARVANANRGGTGVAAAVAEPVR, from the coding sequence ATGACTCAACAACGTGTATTAGTAGTCGGCGGTGGCCTGGCAGGGCTGGCGGCCACGATGAAGCTGGCCGAATCCGGTATTGATGTCGACCTGATGAGCCTCACCCCCGTGAAGCGCTCGCATAGCGTTTGTGCTCAGGGCGGCATCAACAGCGTCAATGACAGTACGCGGCAACTTGGCGACAACGAGTGGCTCCACTTCGACGATACCGTCTACGGTGGCGACTTTCTCCAGCACCAACCGCCGGTTAAGGAGATGGCTGACTGGGCTCCGCGGATTATCAACCTGATGGACCGCCTCGGCGTCCCCTTCAACCGTACCCAGGAGGGCTTCCGCGACCAACGCCGCTTTGGTGGCACGCTGTTCAAGCGAACCTCGTTTGCCGGAGCAACAACAGGGCAACAGCTCCTCTATGCCCTCGACGAGCAGGTCCGCCGCTGGGAATCCAAAGGCAAAGTCACGAAGTATGAAGGCTGGGACTTCCTCGGCCCCGTTATCGACGAAAATGGACGCTGCCGTGGTGCGATCGCACAGAATCTCGTCACGATGGAGATTCGCTCCTTCGCCGCCGATGCTGTGGCGATGGCCGTCGGCGGCTGCGGCTTGATCTATGGCCGTAGCACAATGAGCATGGCCTGCACCGGTGCTGCCGCCAGCCGTGCGTTCCAAGCCGGTGCCAAATATGCCAATGGCGAGTTCATTCAAGTCCATCCCACAGCAATTCCCGGCGCGGACAAATGCCGCCTAATGAGCGAGTCGGCCCGTGGCGAAGGGGGGCGTGTCTGGGTTCCACGCAAACCTCACGATAGTCGTGCCCCAGACGATATCCCCACTGGGGAGCGTTACTACTTTCTGGAAGAGCGGTACCCTGAGTACGGCAACCTTGTGCCGCGTGACATTGCCACGCGCGAGATCTTCAACGTCTGCGTCAACGAAGGCCTCAGCGTTGAAACCGAAAAGCAATGCGTCTACCTCGATCTTACTCACATCCCAAGAGCTGAATTAGATCGAAAGCTCGGCGGCATCTTGCATATCTATGAAAAGTTCCAGGGCGTCGATCCTCGGGAGAACCCGATGAAGATCTTCCCAGCGGTCCACTACTCGATGGGCGGACTCTGGGCGGATTACGAACGGACGGCTGAAGGTGGACTCGTTCCCGGTTCGCCACGGAACCAACAAACGAACATCCCCGGGCTCTACGCCATTGGCGAGTGTGACTATCAGTATCATGGTGCCAATCGTCTCGGGGCTAACTCGCTACTCTCCTGCATCTTCAGTGGCCTGTTCGCTGCCCCCTGCATTGAGAACATGATCAACTCGCTGGATGACTCAGCCAGTGACGAGAAGTACGACCAACTCCTCCGCGGCCAACGGGCGGTTAAGCAGATGGAGCACGACAAACTGCTTACCCGTGAAGGGGGACGCGAGAATCCTTACGTTCTCCATCAGCAGCTAGGCGACGTGATGACCAAGGCGGCCACCGTGGTACGTGATAATAGCCAACTCCGTAACGCCCTGAGCACTGTTAACGAACTTTGCGAAAAGGTCGAGAACTGTTCACTCAGTGACACTGGCAACTGGACGAACCAAAACGTAGTATTCACCAAGAGCCTCCGCGACATGTTCCCGTTGGCCAAGACTCTCCTCCAAGGCGCTCTTGCTCGCGACGAATGTCGTGGCGCTCATTACAAGCCTGACTTCAACATGCCCGGCATTGAGTCGACAGACCCCTCGGGCCGTAAACGTGAAGCGGAACAATGGTGTGATGCTTTCGAGGAAAAGAACCGGAAGTGGCTGAAAAGCACGGTTGCAACCCTCGACAATGAAGGCGAACCACAGCTTACCTACGAGGAAGTTGATACCTCGCTCATCCCTCCACGACCTCGCCTGTACGGACTAGTTGGTGGCGAAGTCATCGAGGAAGTTTGGAAGGAACGCACCGCGCGAGCCGCCCGGGTGGCCAACGCTAACCGTGGCGGTACAGGCGTTGCCGCAGCGGTTGCGGAACCTGTCCGCTAA
- a CDS encoding succinate dehydrogenase cytochrome b558 subunit, whose protein sequence is MQLLAANESAAETQFSAGTPVVDQAQQPSFLARNDFLIRRLHSLSGLIPVGAFMVLHLSTNASVFVGEETFQTNVDLIHRLGRLLPLVEWTFIFLPMIFHAVIGFVIIGGAMPNSNQYRYTSNRRYTWQRITGMIAFAFILWHVLHMHGGSHNPAWLETMKNLDHAQFDPHRATSTAGVALQGPFVTILYVIGVLSCVYHLANGLWTMGITWGVWTSEKAQERASKVCTAFGVLLAAIAMTGLFSMRAAVDTPEKLEAVKATEEKMLDHRREAGLMDEEHGSDEPEAEKETEE, encoded by the coding sequence TTGCAGCTCCTTGCCGCGAATGAATCAGCGGCTGAAACTCAGTTTTCCGCAGGAACGCCCGTCGTGGACCAAGCCCAGCAGCCTTCCTTTCTCGCCCGCAACGACTTTCTCATTCGCCGGCTCCACTCACTCTCAGGTCTGATCCCTGTCGGTGCTTTCATGGTCCTGCACCTCTCGACGAACGCAAGTGTTTTCGTCGGTGAGGAGACCTTCCAAACCAATGTTGATCTGATTCACCGCTTGGGTCGGTTACTGCCACTAGTTGAGTGGACGTTCATCTTCCTGCCGATGATCTTTCATGCCGTGATCGGCTTCGTGATTATCGGCGGAGCAATGCCCAATTCCAACCAGTATCGCTACACGTCCAACAGACGCTACACATGGCAAAGGATCACGGGAATGATCGCCTTTGCGTTTATCCTCTGGCACGTGTTGCACATGCACGGCGGCAGCCACAACCCGGCTTGGCTTGAAACGATGAAGAACCTCGACCACGCTCAGTTCGACCCTCATCGTGCAACTTCCACCGCAGGCGTGGCCTTGCAGGGCCCGTTTGTCACGATCCTCTATGTGATTGGCGTTCTCTCGTGCGTCTACCATCTGGCTAACGGCCTGTGGACGATGGGCATCACTTGGGGCGTCTGGACGAGCGAGAAAGCGCAGGAACGTGCCTCCAAGGTCTGCACAGCTTTTGGTGTCTTACTAGCTGCCATCGCCATGACTGGCTTGTTCAGCATGCGAGCAGCCGTTGATACTCCTGAGAAGCTTGAAGCTGTTAAAGCGACTGAAGAAAAGATGCTCGACCATCGTCGCGAAGCAGGGCTGATGGATGAGGAGCATGGGAGCGACGAGCCTGAAGCGGAAAAAGAGACAGAAGAGTAA
- a CDS encoding glycosyl hydrolase family 28-related protein, which yields MPKLPFITYFFVAIPLLLNPLTLADEGTTSALWGNRGEIWQPGGRLPDYSYAGYHRGEKPLPNLLPEVSVLDFGAVGDGETDDTAAFKQALKEAAGKTIEIPAGRYLITDILEITKTGTVLLGAGPDQTVLWAPKPLEEIRPNMGSTTTGDPTSNYSWSGGVVWARGDWRDKPLAKVTAAAQRGTTSLVVDEPEAFEVGDEVRLTLQGDEQQSLASHLYADDPSDLKHLKPVKQNWFARVTKVDQEEKCLTFDRNLVFDVRLEWSPTLLPAQSSAEEIGIENLAFEFPVTPYGGHFSELGYNAIAFSNLRNSWVRNVEVRHADSGFFIGGANNTLQNIRFHSSRQRDSRRNCTGHHGVTLGGTDLMLEDFEIQTKFIHDITMTRGSASNVVRRGRAEDLTCDHHKYANHSNLYTNLNAGRGTNIFRSGGGAKRGRHAGAWNTWWNIRTRRPVKYPTGWAPEMINIVGVKSNEESQTATAGRWFETISPEQLRPEDLYESQLEKRLGK from the coding sequence ATGCCGAAGTTGCCCTTTATTACTTACTTTTTTGTCGCGATCCCGTTGCTGCTGAATCCTCTGACTCTTGCTGACGAAGGAACAACTTCTGCACTCTGGGGCAATCGAGGCGAAATCTGGCAGCCTGGGGGACGCTTGCCGGACTATTCTTATGCGGGCTACCACCGTGGTGAGAAACCGCTTCCAAACCTACTACCCGAAGTAAGCGTGCTCGACTTCGGAGCAGTCGGTGATGGCGAAACCGACGACACCGCAGCCTTCAAGCAAGCTCTGAAAGAAGCCGCTGGCAAAACTATCGAAATTCCCGCAGGGCGATATCTCATTACTGACATTTTGGAGATCACCAAAACGGGGACTGTGCTTTTGGGGGCCGGCCCTGATCAGACCGTACTTTGGGCTCCGAAGCCTTTGGAAGAGATTCGTCCTAACATGGGTTCCACAACAACGGGTGATCCCACCTCGAACTATTCCTGGTCAGGAGGCGTCGTTTGGGCCCGTGGCGATTGGAGGGACAAACCTTTAGCGAAGGTGACGGCAGCAGCCCAACGGGGGACGACTTCGCTTGTGGTGGACGAACCGGAGGCGTTCGAAGTTGGCGACGAAGTGAGGCTGACTCTTCAAGGCGACGAGCAGCAGTCTCTCGCTAGCCACCTCTATGCAGACGACCCGTCGGATCTCAAGCATCTGAAACCGGTAAAACAAAACTGGTTCGCCCGCGTCACGAAGGTTGACCAAGAGGAGAAGTGTCTCACTTTCGACCGCAACCTGGTCTTCGATGTTCGCCTAGAGTGGAGCCCGACCCTCTTGCCAGCGCAGAGCAGTGCCGAAGAAATTGGCATCGAGAACCTGGCTTTCGAGTTTCCCGTCACTCCCTACGGCGGGCACTTTAGCGAACTCGGTTACAATGCGATTGCGTTTAGCAATCTCCGCAACAGCTGGGTTCGCAATGTTGAAGTTCGCCATGCCGACAGCGGCTTCTTCATCGGTGGTGCGAACAATACGCTGCAAAACATCCGCTTCCACTCAAGTCGTCAGCGCGATAGCCGTCGCAACTGCACCGGACATCATGGGGTCACTCTTGGAGGTACGGACTTGATGCTCGAAGATTTCGAGATCCAAACGAAATTCATCCACGATATAACCATGACTCGCGGCTCAGCATCCAACGTTGTGCGTCGTGGCAGGGCGGAAGACCTCACCTGCGACCACCACAAGTATGCGAACCACTCGAATCTCTATACAAACCTCAACGCCGGAAGGGGGACGAACATTTTCCGTTCTGGCGGCGGAGCCAAACGAGGCCGCCACGCCGGTGCTTGGAACACTTGGTGGAACATCCGTACCCGCCGACCTGTGAAGTATCCAACCGGTTGGGCACCAGAGATGATCAATATCGTTGGGGTGAAGTCAAACGAAGAGAGCCAAACAGCCACAGCCGGCCGCTGGTTCGAAACGATTTCCCCTGAGCAACTGCGTCCCGAGGATCTTTATGAGTCGCAGCTAGAGAAGCGGCTGGGTAAGTAG